The Pseudomonas extremaustralis genome contains a region encoding:
- a CDS encoding MotA/TolQ/ExbB proton channel family protein produces the protein MALASPLESIESAVIWLLVVFSVATWGLALLKGVQFSRLKAQDRRFHKRFWAASSLDSAAELTETEPGAAARVAQAGYAAIQVGEAPHAADLSQAINHQDRLERALRQQIVRERRSLETGLAVVASIGSTSPFIGLFGTVWGIMEALKGISAAGSASLETVAGPIGAALVATGVGIAVAVPAVLVYNYFLRRLKLTAADLDDFAHDFYSLAQKNSFRVLLHPALNKTTAGNPQKVKEAS, from the coding sequence ATGGCATTAGCATCTCCACTTGAATCCATCGAAAGCGCGGTGATCTGGCTGCTGGTGGTCTTTTCGGTCGCCACCTGGGGCCTGGCCCTGCTCAAGGGGGTGCAGTTCAGTCGCCTCAAGGCTCAGGATCGCAGGTTCCATAAACGTTTCTGGGCGGCGTCCAGCCTCGACTCGGCCGCCGAACTGACCGAAACCGAGCCGGGCGCCGCCGCCCGTGTGGCCCAGGCCGGTTACGCCGCGATCCAGGTCGGTGAGGCGCCGCACGCTGCCGATCTGAGCCAGGCCATCAATCACCAGGACCGCCTCGAACGCGCCCTGCGCCAGCAGATCGTGCGTGAGCGCCGCTCCCTGGAAACCGGCCTGGCCGTGGTCGCCAGTATCGGCAGTACTTCGCCGTTTATCGGCCTGTTCGGCACCGTGTGGGGCATCATGGAGGCGCTGAAGGGGATCAGCGCGGCCGGTTCCGCCAGCCTGGAAACCGTGGCCGGCCCGATCGGTGCCGCTCTGGTGGCGACCGGTGTGGGGATCGCCGTCGCCGTGCCGGCAGTGCTGGTCTACAACTATTTCCTGCGTCGCTTGAAGCTGACGGCTGCCGACCTCGATGACTTTGCCCACGACTTCTACAGCCTGGCGCAGAAAAACTCGTTCCGCGTGCTGCTGCACCCGGCGCTGAACAAAACCACGGCCGGCAACCCGCAAAAAGTGAAGGAGGCGTCCTGA
- a CDS encoding TauD/TfdA dioxygenase family protein has protein sequence MSNAVLAVQPIAQALDIHPVAGRIGAEIRGIKLSGGLDAATVEAIQQALVQYKVIFFREQAHLDDQSQEAFAHLLGEPIAHPTVPVRDGTRFLMELDGTRGQRANSWHTDVTFVDAYPKASILRSVLAPKSGGDTVWANTSSAYNDLSIELRALADTLWAVHSNEYDYAARKPDVSLEKLEEYRQVFTSTVYETEHPVVRVHPVSGEKTLLLGHFVKRLKGYSLADSAQLFNLLQGYVTRLENTVRWRWSTGDVAIWDNRATQHYAVDDYGTQERIVRRVTLKGDVPVGVQGQRSQTIKGL, from the coding sequence ATGAGCAATGCCGTATTAGCCGTTCAACCCATCGCCCAGGCTTTGGACATTCATCCGGTGGCCGGTCGTATCGGTGCCGAGATCCGTGGCATCAAACTGTCGGGTGGGCTGGACGCCGCCACCGTCGAAGCCATCCAGCAAGCGCTGGTGCAGTACAAAGTGATCTTCTTCCGCGAGCAGGCCCACCTTGACGACCAGAGCCAGGAAGCCTTCGCCCATCTGCTCGGCGAGCCGATTGCGCACCCGACGGTACCGGTGCGCGACGGCACGCGCTTCCTGATGGAACTCGACGGCACGCGCGGCCAGCGGGCCAATTCCTGGCACACCGACGTGACGTTTGTCGACGCTTACCCGAAAGCCTCGATCCTGCGGTCGGTGCTGGCGCCGAAGTCAGGTGGCGATACGGTCTGGGCCAACACCTCCAGTGCCTATAACGACCTCAGCATCGAGCTGCGTGCACTGGCCGACACCCTGTGGGCGGTGCACAGCAACGAATACGACTATGCCGCGCGCAAGCCCGATGTGTCGTTGGAGAAGCTGGAGGAATACCGCCAGGTGTTCACTTCCACGGTGTACGAAACCGAACACCCGGTGGTGCGGGTGCACCCGGTCAGTGGTGAGAAAACCTTGTTGCTGGGGCATTTCGTCAAGCGCCTGAAAGGCTACTCCCTGGCCGACTCCGCGCAGCTGTTCAACCTGCTGCAAGGCTACGTCACCCGCCTGGAAAATACCGTGCGCTGGCGCTGGAGCACCGGCGACGTGGCGATCTGGGACAATCGCGCCACCCAGCACTACGCCGTGGATGACTACGGCACCCAGGAGCGCATCGTGCGTAGGGTGACGCTCAAGGGCGATGTGCCGGTCGGCGTGCAGGGGCAGCGCAGTCAAACCATCAAGGGGCTGTGA
- a CDS encoding LysR family transcriptional regulator produces the protein MDLRQLRYFIALNEHRSFVRAADAMGITQPAFSRSIQGLEQEFGCVLVDRGNKDLRPTPEGQVVLQHALSLVHGAALLSSEVTRMTKLDAGDLRFGCGPAPAVKLVPDAVARFITAHPKIRTSFQVDNWEKLSRALSREEIEFFIADIRQFEADPNFQTRALTPKRGVFFCRPGHPLLAKDSLSTNDMFDYPLASPLISQGVRKLLANLSGRVDFSPSIQTEHFPTLVKIVLQSNAIGVGTEEAFAEDIAQGSLALLHWRNLPQNMETMSARCGIVSRTGSRLSPAAKAMIETLVEVDRQAVSLAV, from the coding sequence ATGGATCTTCGCCAACTGCGGTACTTCATCGCCCTTAACGAACACCGCAGTTTCGTTCGCGCGGCGGACGCCATGGGCATCACCCAACCGGCTTTCAGCCGCAGTATCCAGGGGCTGGAACAAGAGTTCGGCTGCGTGCTGGTCGACCGCGGCAACAAGGATCTGCGCCCCACGCCCGAAGGCCAGGTGGTGCTGCAACATGCCTTGAGCCTGGTACATGGCGCGGCCTTATTGAGCAGTGAAGTGACACGCATGACCAAGCTCGATGCCGGTGACCTGCGCTTCGGCTGCGGCCCGGCACCGGCGGTGAAACTGGTGCCCGATGCGGTGGCGCGCTTTATCACCGCCCACCCGAAAATCCGCACCAGTTTTCAGGTGGATAACTGGGAAAAACTCAGCCGCGCCCTGAGCCGTGAAGAAATCGAGTTCTTTATCGCCGACATCCGCCAGTTCGAGGCCGACCCGAACTTCCAGACCCGCGCGCTGACCCCCAAGCGCGGCGTGTTTTTCTGCCGGCCCGGGCACCCACTGCTGGCCAAGGACAGCCTGTCGACCAACGACATGTTCGACTACCCGCTGGCGTCGCCGCTGATTTCCCAGGGCGTTCGCAAGCTGCTGGCCAACCTGAGCGGGCGCGTGGATTTTTCACCGAGTATCCAGACCGAGCATTTCCCCACGCTGGTGAAAATCGTGCTGCAGTCCAATGCCATTGGCGTAGGCACCGAAGAAGCGTTCGCCGAAGACATCGCCCAGGGTTCGCTGGCGCTGCTGCACTGGCGCAACCTGCCGCAGAACATGGAAACCATGAGCGCTCGATGCGGCATCGTCAGCCGCACCGGGTCGCGCCTGTCGCCAGCGGCGAAGGCAATGATCGAGACGTTGGTGGAGGTGGACCGCCAGGCTGTCAGCCTGGCGGTGTAA
- a CDS encoding alkaline phosphatase family protein, with protein sequence MSQTQPVRNVLYIMCDQLRRDYLSCYGHAHLQTPNIDRLAAAGVRFSRAYTQGTICGPSRMSAYTGRYVSSHQVAWNAVPLPLEELTIGDYLRPHGIRTALVGKTHATPNLDALQRLNIDPDSTQAQPLNEVGFEAYVRHDGLYPDSPLFDDKRESAPYTHYLREQGYTGTNPWHEWANAAEGENGEVLSGWHMRNAGLPARVAEEHSETVYTTDRAIDFIREQAGQPWCLHLSYIKPHWPYIAPAPYHALYGVEHIQAPIQPGQASDHPVYQAFRQHQESLNFARDEVRLTVIPTYMGLIKQIDDQLGRLFDFLQSNDRWDDTLIVFTSDHGDFLGDHFLGEKEFLLEPAVGIPLIVRDPRPSADISRGTVDERLVETIDALPTFLDALGLPAAEHRLEGRSLIPLLHSEHSAWRRYAIAEYDYAFQAPARERLGQPIDRCRMTMVCSERWKYLAYDGFRPQLFDLENDPQELHDLGADPAYAQVRETHLGYLFEWLRGLKRRTTISHTEINVRGQRFRYGEPQAEKIVQIGVW encoded by the coding sequence ATGTCTCAAACCCAACCCGTACGCAATGTGCTGTACATCATGTGCGACCAACTGCGCCGCGATTACCTGTCGTGCTACGGCCACGCCCATTTGCAGACGCCGAATATCGACCGCCTCGCGGCCGCCGGTGTGCGATTCAGCCGCGCTTACACCCAGGGCACCATTTGCGGCCCTTCGCGGATGTCGGCCTATACCGGACGCTATGTCAGCAGCCACCAAGTGGCGTGGAACGCCGTGCCGCTGCCCCTGGAAGAACTGACCATCGGTGATTACCTGCGCCCCCACGGCATCCGCACCGCGCTGGTGGGGAAAACCCACGCCACGCCGAACCTTGATGCATTGCAGCGCTTGAATATCGACCCCGACAGCACCCAGGCACAACCGTTGAACGAGGTCGGCTTCGAGGCTTATGTGCGTCACGACGGCCTCTATCCCGACAGCCCGCTATTCGACGATAAACGCGAGTCCGCGCCCTACACGCACTACCTGCGCGAGCAAGGCTATACCGGCACCAACCCGTGGCATGAATGGGCCAACGCCGCCGAAGGTGAGAACGGCGAAGTGCTCAGCGGCTGGCACATGCGCAACGCCGGGCTGCCTGCACGGGTAGCTGAAGAACATTCGGAAACGGTCTACACCACCGACCGCGCCATCGACTTTATCCGGGAGCAGGCCGGGCAGCCGTGGTGCCTGCACCTGTCCTATATCAAACCGCACTGGCCTTACATCGCCCCGGCGCCGTATCACGCGTTATATGGCGTGGAGCATATCCAGGCCCCGATTCAACCTGGGCAAGCCAGCGATCATCCGGTTTACCAGGCATTTCGCCAACATCAGGAGAGCCTCAACTTCGCCCGCGACGAAGTGCGGCTGACGGTGATTCCGACGTACATGGGCCTGATCAAACAGATCGACGATCAACTCGGGCGGCTGTTCGATTTTCTGCAAAGCAACGACCGCTGGGATGACACGCTGATCGTGTTCACCAGCGACCATGGCGACTTCCTCGGCGACCATTTCCTCGGCGAAAAAGAATTCTTGCTGGAGCCTGCCGTGGGCATTCCATTGATCGTGCGCGACCCGCGCCCCAGTGCAGATATCAGCCGTGGCACGGTGGATGAGCGTCTGGTGGAAACCATTGATGCGCTGCCGACGTTCCTCGACGCGCTGGGCCTGCCCGCTGCCGAGCATCGCCTGGAAGGTCGTTCGCTGATCCCGCTGTTACACAGCGAACACAGTGCCTGGCGCCGCTACGCCATCGCCGAATACGACTACGCCTTCCAGGCCCCCGCTCGTGAGCGCCTGGGGCAGCCTATTGATCGTTGCCGCATGACCATGGTGTGCAGCGAGCGCTGGAAGTACCTTGCGTACGACGGCTTCCGCCCACAGTTGTTCGACCTGGAAAATGACCCACAGGAATTGCACGATCTGGGCGCCGATCCGGCGTATGCCCAAGTGCGCGAAACGCACCTGGGTTATCTGTTCGAATGGCTGCGCGGACTGAAGCGGCGCACCACCATCAGCCACACGGAGATCAATGTGCGTGGCCAACGGTTTCGCTACGGTGAGCCGCAAGCGGAGAAGATCGTGCAGATCGGGGTGTGGTGA
- a CDS encoding TonB-dependent receptor, whose product MSLLKSPVPCLPWRLKRLPVALLLAGSASWSSSHAAEATPPAPEGESASGQLETVTVTARRRTESAQDVPTPMSVIGGQALESQRVYRIQDLQQLVPSVNVAYMHARQSSVSIRGLGNNPASDGLEGSVGLYIDNVYLGRPGMAVFDLMDIEQLEVLRGPQGTLFGKNTTAGVINISTRAPSFTPERSIETSLGEDGYFQTKGTISGPLTDELAGRFSAYRTRNDGDIKNEYDGHDLNGGSRQGFRGQLLYKPSEAFNLRWIGDYNEEDSSAGTRVLYSTGPTINGTNLYESRANAAGATLVDGTHRKVNLDNDQHVTVFQGGTSLEANWTLPSDFTLTSVSSYRFWNFTPRNDDGLNVPASYNAGVSVEDKQWSQEFRLASPTGGFFDYVLGAYYFGNSLDNKSFAYYGPQADIWNGTPTGALANVSSVGNGHIRTDSFALFAQGTWHLTERLDFTAGVRGTYEEKSAWVTRDSPVGGAAVTGAAATARRGRTGAYDSGDLNQYSTSPSGLLNLSYRFNENLLGYATLSHGEKSGGINLAVGSAPMAGADSLLVGTERANNAELGFKSTLWDRRLQLNANLFWTQVNGYQTNAYDQDNRVQYLTNAGSVRSRGVEVESTWVPIRGLTLNLNGSFNDVTYLSYKDAPCPPEISLRPGAPASCDLSGHQVVGASKWIANANGEYKWNLDNGLEPYVTASYAFRSKAVGTVEDSDYGQIPAYAVVNLSTGLRGNYEQGQWDVSLWLKNAFDKTYYTTLWTGGNGGYEGLLGAPRTLGVTGRYDF is encoded by the coding sequence ATGAGTCTGTTGAAGTCCCCTGTACCTTGCTTGCCCTGGAGGCTCAAGCGCCTGCCTGTGGCGTTGTTGCTGGCCGGCAGCGCCAGTTGGTCGTCCAGCCATGCGGCCGAGGCAACCCCGCCCGCGCCTGAAGGCGAGAGTGCCAGCGGCCAACTTGAAACCGTCACGGTGACGGCCCGGCGACGTACCGAAAGCGCCCAGGACGTGCCGACCCCCATGAGCGTGATCGGTGGCCAGGCGCTGGAAAGCCAGCGGGTCTACCGGATCCAGGATTTGCAGCAGTTGGTGCCCAGCGTCAACGTCGCCTATATGCATGCACGCCAGTCCAGCGTGTCGATTCGCGGCCTCGGCAACAACCCGGCCAGTGACGGCCTGGAGGGCAGCGTGGGGCTGTATATCGACAACGTCTACCTCGGGCGGCCGGGCATGGCAGTGTTCGACCTGATGGACATCGAACAGCTGGAGGTCCTGCGGGGGCCGCAAGGCACATTGTTCGGCAAGAACACCACCGCCGGGGTGATCAATATCAGTACCCGAGCGCCGAGTTTCACCCCGGAGCGCAGCATCGAAACCTCCCTGGGCGAGGATGGGTACTTCCAGACCAAGGGCACGATTTCCGGCCCGCTCACCGATGAGCTGGCGGGGCGTTTTTCGGCCTACCGCACGCGTAACGACGGTGACATCAAGAATGAGTACGACGGCCACGATCTCAACGGTGGTTCACGCCAGGGCTTTCGCGGGCAACTGCTGTACAAGCCCAGCGAAGCGTTCAACCTGCGCTGGATCGGCGACTACAACGAAGAAGATTCCAGCGCCGGTACCCGCGTCCTGTACAGCACCGGGCCGACCATCAATGGCACTAATCTGTACGAGTCGCGGGCGAATGCGGCGGGGGCAACGCTGGTCGATGGCACCCATCGCAAGGTCAACCTGGACAACGACCAGCACGTCACCGTGTTCCAGGGCGGCACGTCCCTGGAGGCCAATTGGACGCTGCCGAGTGACTTCACCTTGACGTCGGTCAGCTCCTATCGCTTCTGGAACTTCACCCCGCGCAACGATGACGGCCTCAACGTGCCGGCGTCGTATAACGCCGGTGTGTCGGTGGAGGACAAACAGTGGTCCCAGGAATTCCGCCTGGCCTCGCCCACCGGTGGTTTCTTCGATTACGTACTCGGCGCCTACTACTTCGGCAACTCGCTGGATAACAAATCCTTCGCCTATTACGGGCCCCAGGCCGATATCTGGAACGGCACGCCCACCGGCGCCCTGGCCAATGTCAGCAGCGTTGGTAACGGGCACATCCGCACTGACAGTTTTGCCCTGTTTGCCCAAGGCACCTGGCACCTGACCGAGCGCCTGGACTTCACCGCCGGTGTGCGTGGCACCTACGAAGAAAAAAGCGCCTGGGTCACCCGCGACAGTCCCGTGGGCGGTGCGGCTGTCACGGGCGCCGCCGCGACGGCCCGACGGGGACGCACCGGTGCCTATGATTCCGGCGACCTCAACCAGTACAGCACCAGCCCTTCCGGTTTGTTGAACCTCAGCTATCGCTTCAATGAAAACCTGCTGGGCTACGCGACCTTGTCCCATGGCGAAAAGTCCGGCGGGATCAACCTGGCAGTGGGGTCCGCACCGATGGCCGGGGCCGACTCGTTGCTGGTGGGTACCGAGCGCGCGAACAACGCCGAGTTGGGTTTCAAAAGCACGTTGTGGGACCGGCGCCTGCAACTCAATGCCAACCTGTTCTGGACCCAGGTCAACGGCTATCAGACCAACGCCTACGACCAGGACAACCGCGTGCAGTACCTGACGAATGCCGGCTCTGTGCGCTCGCGTGGGGTTGAAGTGGAAAGCACCTGGGTGCCGATCAGGGGCCTGACATTGAACCTCAATGGCTCGTTTAACGACGTCACCTACCTGTCTTATAAAGATGCCCCATGCCCGCCGGAAATCAGCCTGCGCCCTGGTGCGCCAGCTTCCTGCGACCTGAGCGGCCATCAAGTGGTCGGTGCGTCGAAGTGGATCGCCAACGCCAACGGCGAATACAAGTGGAACCTGGATAACGGCTTAGAGCCCTACGTCACCGCCAGCTATGCCTTCCGCTCCAAGGCGGTGGGTACGGTCGAGGATTCCGACTACGGGCAGATTCCGGCCTACGCGGTGGTCAACCTGTCCACCGGCTTGCGCGGCAACTATGAGCAAGGGCAATGGGATGTGTCGTTGTGGCTGAAAAACGCCTTCGATAAAACCTACTACACCACCCTGTGGACCGGTGGGAATGGCGGTTATGAAGGGCTGTTGGGCGCGCCTCGCACATTGGGCGTCACCGGACGCTATGACTTCTAG
- a CDS encoding LysR family transcriptional regulator, protein MHIDLRQLRHFIALADQRSFVAAALTVNLSQSAFSRSIQALEHSAGCQLVDRGRKDLAPTKQGQVLLEHARRLVSGAQQLANEISQFNGLEAGEVRFGCGPAPAAGLIPRAIGSFIGRYPKARVQFQVDDWQSLSKRLLSEEFEFFVADTRHFEANPDYHTHRLRPRRWYFCCRAGHPLDRRDSVSAAELMSYPLAVTIRPPNLRKVIVDLSGRPDYLPNVECENGYSLMGVVLRSDAIGIVSANSDVLHMARRELVCLRIEGLAEDLEERYTRYGIVSRAGYRLSPLAEAMIEQIKQVDEQDEDVYTLENVAI, encoded by the coding sequence ATGCATATCGATTTGCGCCAACTTCGTCACTTCATCGCGCTGGCCGATCAACGCAGTTTTGTTGCGGCGGCATTGACCGTGAACCTGTCGCAATCGGCGTTCAGTCGCAGCATCCAGGCCTTGGAACACAGCGCCGGATGCCAGTTGGTGGATCGCGGCCGCAAGGATCTGGCACCGACCAAACAAGGCCAGGTCCTGTTGGAGCATGCCCGGCGCCTGGTGAGCGGGGCGCAGCAACTGGCCAACGAGATCAGTCAGTTCAATGGCCTGGAAGCCGGCGAGGTGCGCTTCGGTTGCGGCCCGGCGCCGGCGGCCGGGCTGATCCCTCGTGCCATCGGCAGTTTTATCGGGCGCTACCCCAAGGCCCGGGTGCAATTTCAGGTGGATGACTGGCAAAGCCTGAGCAAACGCCTGCTGAGCGAGGAGTTCGAATTTTTCGTCGCCGACACGCGCCACTTCGAAGCCAACCCGGACTACCACACCCATCGCCTGCGCCCCCGCCGCTGGTATTTCTGTTGCCGTGCCGGCCACCCGCTGGACCGCCGCGACAGCGTGAGCGCCGCCGAACTGATGAGCTATCCGCTGGCCGTGACCATCCGCCCGCCGAACCTGCGCAAAGTCATCGTCGACCTCAGCGGCCGGCCCGATTACCTGCCGAATGTCGAGTGCGAGAACGGCTATAGCCTGATGGGGGTGGTGTTGCGCTCGGACGCCATCGGCATCGTCAGTGCCAACAGCGATGTGCTGCACATGGCACGGCGCGAACTGGTGTGCTTAAGGATCGAGGGCCTGGCGGAAGATCTGGAGGAGCGCTATACCCGCTACGGCATCGTAAGTCGCGCCGGGTATCGCTTATCGCCGCTAGCGGAGGCAATGATCGAGCAGATCAAGCAGGTCGATGAGCAGGATGAAGACGTATACACACTGGAGAACGTCGCCATTTGA
- a CDS encoding energy transducer TonB encodes MGNVQTTASAHEAQWRQAPGGELVDLGRPHRAPLGQLRLQKTPKRFSSHREGILLGLLVLALHGAVIYWVSQKPTVVLPIVPPEIPPMTIEFSQPAPPVVQPPPPVQPPPPPPVVEPPPPVVDELAAKPAPPKPIPKPKPKPVPKPEPKPAPKAVEQPPAPPTPAPPAPAPAASPAPAPVTPASANAAYLKNPAPEYPSLAQRRGWEGTVLLRVHVLASGKPGEIQIQKSSGRQQLDDAALTAVKRWSFVPAKQGDVAQDGWVSVPIDFKIH; translated from the coding sequence ATGGGCAATGTCCAGACCACCGCCAGTGCACACGAGGCGCAGTGGCGCCAGGCACCGGGTGGTGAGTTGGTCGACCTTGGCCGGCCGCATCGCGCGCCGTTGGGGCAGTTGCGTTTGCAGAAAACCCCCAAGCGCTTTTCGAGCCACCGCGAGGGGATTCTGCTGGGCTTGCTGGTGTTGGCCCTGCACGGTGCGGTGATTTATTGGGTGAGCCAGAAGCCGACCGTTGTGCTGCCGATCGTGCCGCCGGAAATTCCGCCGATGACCATCGAGTTTTCCCAGCCGGCACCGCCGGTGGTGCAACCGCCACCGCCGGTGCAGCCACCACCACCGCCGCCCGTGGTCGAGCCACCGCCGCCGGTGGTGGATGAGTTGGCCGCCAAGCCGGCGCCACCCAAACCGATTCCAAAGCCCAAGCCGAAGCCCGTGCCCAAGCCTGAGCCGAAGCCCGCGCCCAAGGCCGTCGAGCAACCGCCCGCGCCGCCGACGCCGGCACCCCCGGCTCCCGCGCCGGCCGCATCACCGGCGCCCGCCCCGGTGACGCCTGCTTCGGCCAACGCTGCATACCTGAAGAACCCGGCGCCGGAGTATCCGTCACTGGCTCAGCGTCGCGGTTGGGAAGGCACAGTGTTGTTGCGGGTGCATGTACTGGCCAGCGGCAAGCCGGGTGAGATCCAGATCCAGAAGAGCAGCGGTCGCCAGCAACTCGACGACGCCGCCCTGACTGCCGTGAAGCGTTGGAGCTTCGTGCCGGCCAAGCAGGGCGATGTGGCTCAGGACGGCTGGGTCAGCGTGCCGATCGACTTCAAGATTCACTAA
- a CDS encoding ExbD/TolR family protein, which produces MAFSTQDSDEVLSEINVTPLVDVMLVLLVVFIVTAPLLTNAIPINLPKTEAVAPVEQKDPLVVSIDGAGKLFINKDEIQPDLLEFNLQAAKAKDPDVRVQLQADDGVNYGEVARAMASIERAGITKLSVITAR; this is translated from the coding sequence ATGGCCTTCTCGACCCAAGACAGCGATGAGGTGCTGAGCGAGATCAACGTCACGCCGCTGGTGGACGTGATGCTGGTGCTGCTGGTGGTGTTTATCGTCACCGCGCCGTTGTTGACCAACGCGATCCCGATCAACCTGCCCAAGACCGAAGCCGTGGCCCCGGTGGAGCAGAAAGACCCGCTGGTGGTAAGTATCGACGGCGCCGGCAAACTGTTTATCAACAAGGACGAAATCCAGCCGGACCTGCTGGAATTCAACCTGCAGGCGGCCAAGGCCAAGGACCCCGATGTGCGGGTGCAACTGCAGGCCGATGATGGTGTGAACTACGGCGAAGTGGCGCGAGCCATGGCGTCTATCGAGCGCGCGGGGATTACCAAGCTGTCGGTGATTACCGCCCGTTAG
- a CDS encoding ABC transporter substrate-binding protein has product MKLPFKRLITLLAGTALAGLVQAADLKEIRIAVPDLSAGSQHSGGGITDVLRQQQIFEKAFADQGIKIQWNYFKGAGPVINEAFANGQVDLAYLGDLAAIIGRSNGLDTRLLSASARDIKQYLGVVPGSGIKTLQDLKGKRVAVFRGTASQLSFDSALASQGLSEKDLKVINLDFNAAGAALAAKQIDATWGGANLNALQAKGLAEIPLTTKDLGGAGSVQSVLVGSGKFVDEHPEIITQLLKVPQQAVQWLTDDNNKQAYIDLVAGLASYPPVILSNDLKNEKLSALFPSTLDPVFLGKLQDSVDLASKERLIRKSFQVSDWVAPNLSAAGL; this is encoded by the coding sequence ATGAAACTGCCCTTCAAACGTCTGATCACCTTGCTCGCGGGCACCGCCCTGGCCGGGCTGGTACAGGCGGCCGACCTCAAGGAAATCCGCATCGCCGTGCCCGACCTCAGCGCCGGCAGCCAGCACAGCGGTGGCGGTATCACCGATGTGTTGCGCCAGCAGCAGATCTTTGAGAAGGCCTTTGCCGACCAGGGCATCAAGATTCAATGGAATTACTTCAAGGGCGCCGGCCCCGTGATCAACGAAGCGTTCGCCAATGGCCAGGTGGACCTGGCGTACCTGGGCGATCTGGCAGCGATCATCGGCCGCTCCAATGGCCTCGACACCCGATTGCTCAGTGCCTCGGCGCGCGACATAAAACAGTACCTCGGCGTGGTGCCGGGTTCCGGTATCAAGACTTTGCAGGACCTCAAGGGCAAGCGTGTCGCGGTGTTCCGTGGCACGGCCAGCCAACTGTCGTTTGACAGTGCGTTAGCCAGCCAGGGCTTGAGTGAAAAGGACCTCAAAGTCATCAATCTGGACTTCAACGCCGCCGGCGCAGCATTGGCGGCCAAGCAGATTGATGCGACGTGGGGCGGCGCGAACCTGAACGCATTGCAAGCCAAGGGCCTGGCCGAAATCCCGCTGACCACCAAGGACCTCGGTGGCGCAGGTAGCGTGCAGTCGGTGCTGGTGGGCAGTGGCAAGTTTGTCGACGAGCATCCCGAAATCATCACCCAACTGCTCAAGGTCCCGCAGCAGGCGGTGCAATGGTTGACCGACGACAACAACAAGCAGGCCTATATTGATCTCGTCGCCGGGCTGGCCAGTTATCCACCGGTGATCCTGAGCAACGATTTGAAAAACGAGAAACTCAGCGCGTTGTTCCCGTCGACCCTAGACCCGGTATTCCTCGGAAAATTGCAGGATTCAGTGGACCTGGCCTCCAAGGAGCGGCTGATTCGCAAGTCGTTCCAGGTGAGTGATTGGGTGGCCCCGAACCTTTCAGCGGCGGGGCTCTAG